A single region of the Triticum dicoccoides isolate Atlit2015 ecotype Zavitan chromosome 2B, WEW_v2.0, whole genome shotgun sequence genome encodes:
- the LOC119368490 gene encoding uncharacterized protein LOC119368490: MAPLFHVEALLPSSISPKIDSILHSHIYRQVGHVFRAVARFRALLVDVILSKKRTAAARAGGGGYGHYGRSTTKSAKRSGGKKQTSKIVGFVKMHFVGTSFPPARARDRLDASRAPCYSSYYDYEYAAEWNAVVPATAAAVEEEVVEVCDDTAECGYLCWLEEERSSGGVPAGEDDGAEASPAVNEIDRLAEKFIARFHAKFLLEKQESYRRYQEMIARSI; encoded by the coding sequence ATGGCTCCACTGTTCCACGTGGAGGCTCTGCTCCCGAGCTCGATCTCACCCAAGATCGACTCCATCCTCCACTCCCACATCTACCGGCAGGTAGGTCACGTCTTCCGCGCCGTCGCCAGGTTCAGGGCCCTGCTCGTCGACGTGATACTCAGCAAGAAGAGGACTGCCGCCGCGAGAGCCGGCGGTGGCGGGTACGGCCACTACGGTCGCTCGACGACGAAGTCGGCGAAGAGGAGCGGCGGCAAGAAGCAGACGAGCAAGATCGTCGGCTTCGTGAAGATGCACTTCGTCGGCACCTCCTTCCCGCCAGCTCGAGCGAGGGATCGGTTGGACGCCAGCCGCGCGCCCTGCTATTCGTCATACTACGACTACGAGTACGCGGCGGAGTGGAACGCTGTggttccggcgacggcggcggccgtggaggaggaggtggtggaggtgtgcgaCGACACGGCGGAGTGCGGGTACCTGTGTTGGCTGGAGGAGGAGAGGTCGTCGGGTGGCGTGCCGGCGggcgaggacgacggcgccgaggcTAGTCCGGCGGTGAACGAGATCGACAGGCTGGCGGAGAAGTTCATCGCGAGGTTCCACGCGAAGTTCTTGCTGGAGAAGCAGGAGTCGTACCGGAGGTACCAGGAGATGATCGCCAGGAGCATATGA
- the LOC119361263 gene encoding classical arabinogalactan protein 9-like, giving the protein LLLPSFSSRRPSSVTSPPPVVMPPPVTPPPVKAPPPVTSPPVAAPPPATPPPVAAPAEAPAVLPPMATPPPVAEAPAVVPPAGAPSKSKNKHKRKRRGKKKSPAPAPEPLSPPTPIAPEPTTIKDMSGPAPSTNDLSGSGRQYAHWGIVVQTAMAALLLSLAW; this is encoded by the exons ctcctcctcccctccttctccTCCCGTCGCCCTTCTTCCGTGACCTCGCCCCCGCCTGTCGTGATGCCTCCTCCCGTGACGCCACCGCCAGTGAAGGCGCCTCCTCCCGTGACTTCGCCCCCGGTCGCGGCGCCCCCGCCAGCAACGCCCCCGCCAGTGGCCGCCCCGGCTGAGGCGCCAGCGGTGCTCCCCCCAATGGCGACGCCGCCGCCGGTGGCCGAGGCGCCGGCTGTGGTGCCTCCGGCCGGGGCGCCGTCCAAGAGCAAGAACAAGCACAAGAGAAAGAGGAGAGGGAAGAAGAAGTCGCCCGCCCCTGCCCCGGAGCCGCTCAGCCCGCCGACCCCCATCGCGCCCGAGCCCACCACCATCAAGGACATGTCCGGCCCTGCGCCCTCCACCAACGATCTG AGCGGGAGCGGCCGGCAGTACGCGCACTGGGGGATCGTCGTGCAGACCGCCATGGCCGCGCTTCTGCTGTCACTAGCCTGGTGA